Proteins encoded by one window of Esox lucius isolate fEsoLuc1 chromosome 4, fEsoLuc1.pri, whole genome shotgun sequence:
- the LOC105026270 gene encoding ankyrin repeat domain-containing protein 17-like isoform X8, whose amino-acid sequence MQDAVAGTAMLTDGFEDEIDSVTPRTPAVGMGVGATPGVGLGGIGIGVGKKVRLFGDPGGPTTDRLDFKLAAAAVLSSGPGSNSDEDEVSEVESFILDQEDLENPIMKTASELLLSSATDGVDLRTVDPETQARLEALLEAAGIGKLSTADGKAFADPEVLRRLTSSVSCALDEAAAALTRMRAENTLNAGQADNLVIFSRSLAEACSDGDVNAVRKLLDEGRSVNEHTEEGESLLCLACSAGYYELAQVLLAMHANVEDRGIKGDITPLMAAASGGYVDIVKLLLVHGADVNAQSSTGNTALTYACAGGFVDVVKVLLKEGANIEDHNENGHTPLMEAASAGHVEVARVLLEYGAGINTHSNEFKESALTLACYKGHLDMVRFLLEAGADQEHKTDEMHTALMEACMSQDGHVEVARLLLDSGAQVNMPADSFESPLTLAACGGHVELAALLIERGANLEEVNDEGYTPLMEAAREGHEEMVALLLAQGANINAQTEETQETALTLACCGGFLEVADFLIKAGADIELGCSTPLMEAAQEGHLELVKYLLAAGANVHATTATGDTALTYACENGHTDVADVLLQTGADLEHESEGGRTPLMKAARAGHLCTVQFLISKGANVNRATANNDHTVVSLACAGGHLAVVELLLAHGADPTHRLKDGSTMLIEAAKGGHTNVVSYLLDYPNNILSVPAPDLSQLTPPSQDPSQVPRVPFQALAMVVPPQEPDRAPSNITTPPPPVSSKGSSKQRQAALPPSPSSPGGVRAGPGLGETETLPPFHLCQPLECIVEETEGKLNELGQRISAIEKAQLQSLELIQGEPLTKDKIEELKKSREEQVQKKKKILKELQKVERQLQLKTQQQFTKEYLEAKGLKEEHEGGQGPGPGLGGANATPSRALTAPSGVNTHTLLGSDARSDEEGNREEEEEPAGEEEDDEEDEDDEDEDDDEDEDDDEDEVEGEEEDYAKLPQVDTILKLEGQPPSASPQTLSSPHNHPPPPPLQTAFVPIQPLPDYSTVPVVYPLPGSSSPELQRLLVGQQMLGQGQGQGLGPGMVGQPAPDGLMVATPAQTLTDTLDDIMAAAVSSRVPMLNTRSSPTPLSDPLSHSPSNMSSPPSVLPLYPSVDIDAHTESNHDTALTLACAGGHEELVSVLIARGANIEHRDKKGFTPLILAATAGHVGVVEVLLDKGGDIEAQSERTKDTPLSLACSGGRQEVVELLLLRGANKEHRNVSDYTPLSLAASGGYVNIIKILLNAGAEINSRTGSKLGISPLMLAAMNGHVPAVKLLLDMGSDINAQIETNRNTALTLACFQGRAEVVSLLLDRKANVEHRAKTGLTPLMEAASGGYAEVGRVLLDKGADVNAPPVPSSRDTALTIAADKGHYKFCELLINRGAHIDVRNKKGNTPLWLATNGGHFDVVQLLVQAGADVDAADNRKITPLMAAFRKGHVKVVQYLVKEVNQFPSDIECMRYIATIADKELLKKCHQCMETIVKAKDQQAAEANKNASILLKELDLEKSREESKKQALAAKREKRKEKRKKKKEEQKRKQEEEEEQEQKTEEEEDSEMQEQKEDDDSADEADPPIDPPSATTTTTIGIPATSATFSSAFGKKRASVAPTPSANRKSKKNKTKESSPSEPIILQDPQQVVLAQHKADKNKIQGEPRGGGGGVMGGASDSDPLDSTDCASESSSGGKSQELNFLPDLPSSSSSYSSSSSSSSSSSAPSHSLQPGPEKRHCPQLHPGHQVTVSISKPTQKAPDISELTPSSSLPSPFKNMSLPITSPNSKSLTSPKRGQKREEGWKEVVRRSKKLSVPASVVSRIMGRGGCNITAIQDVTGAHIDVDKQKDKNGERMITIRGGTESTRHAVQLINSLIQDPAKELEDLIPRNHIRAPGSKTSSAPFPSSAGVNSNPAVGAKALASLVTTSGVSFPSSSSSQAGGKTGKGLSSGVRQPFPVSLPLAYAHPQLALLAAQTMHQIRHPRLPMAQFGGTFSPAPSTWGPFPVRPVSPGSANGSPKHSGGSGGSQARSNTSGHNEAGNTSTTASASVSNSYTATGSPHAPNSLPGAPTPSSVRKQLFTSEPKHAGANSVSVVTAAAVSSSSHTVRGTGSPAHQHTGLTSTNAPNILVQPQMAPIAQPPKSPPKSPPSAPSAPPAKEKLPPSLTQEAQPVSDGVSSGCFSAPSMTQTTKPEPRQQQQHQPPPPQTSCSEPPPPLVPSQPSSHLPPSSSAPSHTHPSSTVPHFSAPAPRVSHRMQPPTGPYYQHADHQQQQFISHNTQQQQPKQSPHPAQAPSMLPQSSMGLMNGSQMQQAHGGAKPQPMPPNFGPAALFNHFSSMFDNNNQPGNNQVWGACHLPARSPSEQQYSSPQAYMGMGQMDGMMAPPPPDGSKAPGYRSASQRMVNSPIALTSYATSMSGSQVYLHGPAAVGTPSFSRQHFSPHPWSAATSGESQAVPPPSTVSSSDPSAPTPHQAKQGQSQGSSQQDRKVPPPIGTERLARIRQTTVNPPLLQTSYTAPVGQGGIWSFGVGSASEAMSGWSQPLMGNPMIHPGLQADQNFSQHQPMEQDDTGISNPANNYHQQHINHPSNYMDFPKGMPMSMYGGTMLPPHPPMGEGPGGPMFNGLHTADPAWSPIIKVVPNNTDNTDPQQVWPGTWAPHVHLNHVN is encoded by the exons GTTGAGTCATTTATCTTGGACCAGGAAGACTTGGAAAACCCCATCATGAAGACTGCCTCAGAGCTACTACTTTCCAGTGCCACAGACGGAGTGGACCTCCGCACTGtagacccagaaacacaggcCCGTCTCGAGGCATTGCTAGAGGCTGCAG GCATTGGTAAACTGTCGACTGCGGATGGTAAAGCGTTTGCAGATCCCGAAGTGCTGCGGAGGCTGACGTCCTCAGTGAGCTGTGCCCTGGACGAGGCGGCCGCCGCCCTGACGCGCATGAGAGCAGAGAACACGCTCAACGCCGGGCAGGCCGATAA TCTGGTTATTTTCAGCCGTAGTCTAGCGGAGGCGTGTTCGGACGGAGACGTGAATGCGGTGAGAAAGCTGCTAGACGAAGGCCGAAGCGTCAACGAACACacggaagagggagagagtctgTTGTGCCTAGCCTGCTCTGCTGGATACTATGAACTCGCTCAG GTGCTACTGGCGATGCATGCCAATGTGGAGGACCGGGGGATTAAAGGTGACATCACGCCCCTGATGGCGGCGGCAAGCGGAGGTTATGTTGACATCGTGAAGTTGCTCCTGGTCCACGGTGCTGACGTCAATGCTCAGTCTTCCaccg GGAACACAGCCCTGACGTATGCATGCGCCGGGGGGTTTGTAGATGTGGTGAAGGTTCTCCTAAAAGAGGGGGCCAACATCGAGGACCACAACGAGAACGGCCACACCCCCTTGATGGAGGCGGCCAGCGCGGGCCATGTAGAGGTGGCCAGGGTTCTGCTGGAGTACGGTGCCGGCATCAACACACACTCCAATGAGTTCAAGGAGAGCGCTCTCACATTGGCCTGCTACAAAG gTCATCTGGACATGGTGAGGTTTCTGCTGGAGGCTGGGGCTGATCAAGAGCATAAGACAGATGAGATGCACACAGCATTAATGGAAGCCTGCATG tcCCAGGACGGGCACGTGGAAGTGGCACGGCTGCTGTTGGACAGCGGGGCACAGGTGAACATGCCCGCTGACTCCTTCGAATCCCCCCTCACCCTGGCAGCCTGCGGTGGGCACGTAGAATTGGCAGCCCTGCTCATTGAAAGAGGAGCCAACCTAGAGGAG GTGAACGATGAGGGCTATACTCCTCTGATGGAAGCGGCCAGGGAAGGACATGAAGAGATGGTGGCTCTGCTACTGGCTCAAG GTGCTAACATCAACGCCCAGACCGAGGAGACCCAGGAAACAGCCCTGACTCTGGCCTGCTGTGGCGGCTTCCTGGAGGTGGCAGACTTCCTCATCAAAGCCGGGGCCGACATCGAGCTGGGCTGCTCCACGCCTCTAATGGAGGCCGCCCAGGAGGGCCACCTGGAGCTGGTGAAATACCTCCTGGCCGCTG GGGCCAACGTGCACGCCACCACAGCGACGGGAGACACAGCGCTGACGTACGCGTGTGAAAACGGACACACCGACGTGGCTGATGTCCTACTGCAGACCGGCGCCGACCtg GAGCATGAGTCTGAAGGAGGGAGGACTCCATTGATGAAGGCGGCCAGGGCGGGACACCTATGCACTGTGCAGTTCCTCATCAGCAAGG GTGCTAACGTGAACCGAGCGACAGCCAACAACGACCACACGGTGGTGTCTCTGGCCTGTGCTGGAGGACACCTGGCTGTCGTAGAGCTGCTCCTGGCCCATGGGGCCGaccccacacacagactcaaG GACGGCTCGACCATGCTGATTGAAGCTGCTAAGGGTGGCCACACCAACGTGGTGTCTTACCTGCTAGACTACCCAAACAACATCCTGTCTGTTCCAGCACCTGACCTCTCCCAGCTCACACCCCCGTCACAAGACCCCTCTCAG GTTCCTCGTGTCCCATTCCAGGCCCTGGCCATGGTTGTGCCCCCCCAGGAACCAGACAGAGCCCCCTCCAACATCACCACGCCACCACCACCTGTCTCCAGCAAAG GCTCATCCAAGCAGAGACAGGCAGCCCTTCCCCCCAGTCCCTCCAGCCCAGGCGGCGTGCGTGCCGGCCCGGGTCTCGGGGAGACAGAGACCCTGCCCCCCTTCCACCTGTGCCAGCCCCTGGAGTGTATCGTGGAGGAGACGGAAGGCAAGCTGAATGAGCTGGGCCAGAGGATCTCAGCCATAGAGAAGGCCCAGCTCCAGTCTCTGGAACTCATCCAGGGGGAGCCGCTCACCAAAGACAAGATCGAGGAGCTCAAGAAGAGCCGGGAAGAGCAG gtgcagaagaagaagaagatcTTGAAGGAGCTTCAGAAGGTGGAGCGCCAGCTGCAGTTGAAGACCCAGCAGCAGTTCACCAAAGAGTACCTGGAGGCCAAGGGTCTGAAGGAGGAGCACGAGGGAGGCCAGGGCCCGGGGCCGGGGTTGGGAGGGGCCAACGCCACCCCGTCCCGAGCCCTCACGGCACCATCAggggttaacacacacacactccttggGTCAGACGCGCGGTCTGATGAGGAGgggaacagagaggaggaggaggagccggctggggaggaggaggacgacgaaGAG GACGAGGATGACGAGGACGAAGACGACGACgaggatgaggatgatgatgaagacgaggtggaaggagaagaggaagattACGCCAAGCTCCCCCAGGTGGACACCATTCTCAAACTGGAAGGGCAGCccccctctgcctccccccAGACCCTGTCCTCCCCCCACAACCACCCCCCGCCCCCGCCACTCCAGACGGCCTTCGTGCCCATCCAGCCCCTGCCCGACTACAGCACGGTCCCGGTCGTCTACCCCTTACCTGGCAGTAGCAGCCCCGAGCTGCAGAGGCTGCTGGTGGGTCAGCAGATGCTGGGCCAGGGGCAGGGTCAGGGGTTAGGACCAGGGATGGTGGGACAGCCGGCCCCCGACGGTCTCATGGTGGCCACGCCCGCTCAGACGCTCACAGACACGCTGGATGACATCATGGCAG CAGCGGTGAGCAGCAGAGTGCCCATGCTGAACACACGGTCTTCCCCCACCCCACTGTCTGACCCCCTGTCACACAGCCCGTCCAACATGTCCTCGCCCCCCTCGGTACTGCCCCTCTACCCCTCCGTGGACATCGACGCGCAC ACGGAGAGTAACCATGACACGGCTCTGACGCTGGCTTGTGCCGGAGGACACGAGGAGCTGGTGTCTGTTCTCATCGCACGAGGAGCCAACATAGAACATCGTGACAAGAAGG GGTTCACCCCACTCATCTTGGCCGCGACAGCAGGACATGTGGGGGTTGTGGAGGTCCTACTGGATAAAGGGGGCGACATCGAGGCCCAGTCAGAGAGAACCAAAGACACGCCCCTCTCCCTTGCCTGCTCAGGGGGACGACAAGAG GTGGTGGAGTTGTTGCTATTGCGAGGAGCCAACAAGGAGCATCGTAATGTGTCTGACTACACTCCTCTGAGCCTAGCGGCATCAGGAGGTTATGTCAACATCATCAAGATCCTCCTCAACGCTGGAGCAGAGATCAACTCCAG GACGGGCAGTAAGCTGGGCATCTCTCCCCTGATGCTTGCGGCCATGAACGGCCACGTGCCAGCGGTCAAGCTTCTGTTGGACATGGGCTCTGACATAAACGCGCAGATCGAAACCAACAGGAACACGGCCCTGACTCTGGCCTGCTTCCAGGGACGGGCCGAGGTGGTCAGTCTGCTGCTAGACCGCAAGGCCAACGTGGAGCACAGAGCCAAG ACCGGGCTGACCCCCCTAATGGAAGCCGCGTCGGGGGGCTATGCGGAGGTGGGCCGGGTGTTGCTGGATAAAGGGGCCGACGTCAACGCCCCTCCTGTCCCGTCGTCCCGGGACACTGCTCTCACCATCGCAGCCGACAAGGGCCACTACAAGTTCTGTGAGCTGCTCATTAACCG AGGTGCTCACATTGACGTGCGTAATAAGAAAGGGAACACCCCTCTGTGGCTGGCCACTAACGGCGGCCATTTTGACGTAGTGCAACTGCTGGTGCAGGCCGGGGCCGATGTAGACGCCGCGGACAACCGCAAGATCACCCCTCTCATGGCGGCCTTCCGCAAG GGTCACGTGAAGGTGGTTCAGTACCTGGTGAAGGAGGTCAACCAGTTCCCCTCAGATATCGAGTGTATGAGATACATCGCTACCATTGCTGACaag GAGCTGCTGAAGAAGTGCCACCAGTGCATGGAGACCATCGTCAAAGCCAAAGACCAGCAGGCTGCCGAAGCCAACAAGAACGCCAGCATTCTCCTCAAGGAGCTGGACCTTGAGAAATCCAGAGAGGAGAGCAAGAAGCAGGCGCTCGCCGCCAAGAGGGAGAAACGCAAAGAGAAAcgcaagaagaagaaggaggagcagaagagaaagcaagaggaggaggaggagcaagaaCAGAaaaccgaggaggaggaggacagtgaAATGCAGGAGCAGAAGGAGGATGACGATTCTGCTGACG AAGCGGACCCCCCCATCGACCCCCCCAGtgccactaccaccaccacaatcGGTATCCCGGCAACCTCGGCCACCTTCAGCAGTGCTTTCGGTAAGAAAAGGGCCAGTGTTGCTCCGACGCCCAGCGCCAACCGCAAGAGCAAGAAGAACAAGACCAAGGAGTCGTCCCCCAGCGAACCAATCATACTGCAGGACCCACAG CAGGTGGTGCTGGCGCAGCACAAGGCCGACAAGAACAAGATCCAGGGCGAGCCTCGGGGCGGGGGCGGCGGGGTGATGGGGGGCGCCAGTGACTCAGACCCTCTGGACAGCACCGACTGTGCCAGCGAGAGCAGCAGCGGGGGCAAGAGCCAGGAGCTCAACTTCCTCCCGGACCTCCCCTCGTCATCCTCCTCCTACTCgtcctcttcctcgtcctcctcttcGTCCTCGGCCCCTTCTCACAGCCTGCAGCCGGGCCCAGAGAAGAGACACTGTCCTCAGTTACACCCAGGTCACCAAGTCACCGTCTCCATCTCCAAACCTACACAGAA AGCGCCGGACATTAGTGAGTTGACCCCCAGCAGCTCCCTGCCGTCGCCGTTCAAGAACATGTCTCTTCCCATCACCTCGCCCAACAGTAAGAGCCTCACCAGCCCCAAGAGGGGccagaagagagaggagggctgGAAGGAGGTGGTCAGACG gTCTAAGAAGCTGTCTGTGCCGGCCTCTGTGGTGTCACGGATCATGGGTAGGGGCGGCTGTAACATCACGGCTATCCAGGACGTGACGGGAGCACACATTGACGTGGACAAACAAAAAGACAAGAACGGGGAGAGGATGATCACCATCAG AGGTGGCACAGAGTCGACGCGGCACGCAGTCCAGCTGATCAATTCTCTGATCCAGGATCCCGCCAAGGAGCTAGAGGACCTGATCCCCAGGAACCACATCAGGGCCCCGGGCTCCAAGACCTCCTCAGCCCCCTTCCCCTCCTCCGCCGGGGTCAACTCGAACCCCGCTGTCGGTGCTAAGGCCTTGGCCTCCCTGGTCACCACCTCGGGAGTGTCCTTCccgtcgtcctcctcctcccaggCGGGGGGTAAGACTGGTAAGGGGCTGTCCTCTGGTGTGAGACAGCCCTTCCCCGTGTCCCTCCCCCTGGCCTACGCCCATCCTCAGCTAGCCCTCCTGGCCGCCCAGACCATGCACCAAATCCGACACCCCCGGCTGCCCATGGCCCAGTTCGGTGGGACCTTCTCACCGGCCCCCAGCACCTGGGGCCCGTTCCCGGTGCGGCCCGTGAGTCCCGGCAGCGCCAACGGATCCCCGAAGCACAGCGGTGGCAGTGGAGGCAGCCAGGCCAGGTCCAACACCTCGGGTCATAACGAGGCCGGTAACACCTCCACCACGGCCAGCGCCAGCGTCTCTAACAGTTACACGGCAACCGGCTCGCCCCACGCGCCTAACTCCCTGCCCGGCGCCCCCACTCCCTCCTCAGTCAGGAAACAGCTGTTCACCTCAGAACCCAAGCACGCGGGGGCCAACTCTGTGTCCGTGGTTACAGCCGCCGCTGTCAGCAGTAGTAGTCACACTGTGAGAGGTACGGGGTCTCCCGCCCACCAGCACACGGGCTTAACGTCTACCAATGCCCCTAACATTCTTGTTCAACCCCAGATGGCTCCGATCGCTCAGCCCCCCAAGTCGCCCCCGAAGTCGCCCCCCAGCGCCCCTTCGGCACCCCCAGCCAAGGAGAAGCTgcccccctccctcactcaGGAGGCCCAGCCGGTCAGCGACGGGGTTAGTTCAGGTTGCTTCAGCGCCCCCTCAATGACCCAAACCACCAAACCTGAGCCCcgccagcagcagcagcaccaACCCCCTCCTCCCCAAACCTCCTGCTCAgaaccccctcctcctctcgtCCCCTCACAGCCCAGCTCCCACCTCCCCCCGTCCTCCTCCGCCCCCTCGCACACGCACCCCAGCAGTACCGTACCCCACTTCTCGGCCCCCGCTCCCCGCGTCTCCCACCGCATGCAGCCCCCGACGGGCCCCTACTACCAGCACGCCGATCACCAGCAGCAGCAGTTCATATCCCACAACACGCAGCAGCAACAGCCCAAACAGAGCCCGCACCCCGCCCAGGCCCCCTCCATGCTCCCCCAGTCCTCCATGGGCCTGATGAATGGCTCTCAGATGCAGCAGGCCCACGGCGGAGCCAAGCCCCAGCCGATGCCACCCAACTTTGGCCCAGCGGCCCTCTTCAACCATTTCAGCAGCATGTTCGACAACAACAACCAG CCGGGTAACAACCAGGTTTGGGGTGCGTGCCACCTCCCTGCCCGGTCCCCCTCTGAGCAGCAGTACTCCTCCCCCCAGGCCTACATGGGCATGGGCCAGATGGATGGCATGATGGCGCCCCCACCCCCGGACGGCTCCAAGGCCCCTGGGTATCGCTCTGCCTCCCAGAGGATGGTCAACAGTCCTATCG CCCTGACCAGCTACGCCACCAGTATGTCAGGCAGTCAGGTCTACCTGCACGGTCCGGCGGCTGTGGGGACGCCCTCCTTCAGCCGACAACACTTCTCCCCTCACCCCTGGAGCGCTGCCACATCAG GTGAGTCCCAGGCGGTGCCCCCTCCCTCCACGGTGTCGTCGTCCGACCCCTCCGCCCCCACTCCCCACCAGGCCAAGCAGGGCCAGAGTCAGGGAAGCAGCCAGCAGGACAGGAAGGTGCCCCCTCCCATCGGAACAGAGAGACTGGCCAGGATCAGACAGACCACCGTcaaccctcctctcctccagacCTCCTACACTGCCCCTGTAGGGCAGGGAGGCATATGGTCCTTTGGAGTTGGCAGTGCCTCTG aaGCCATGTCAGGTTGGTCCCAGCCTCTGATGGGAAATCCCATGATTCACCCTGGGCTGCAGGCGGACCAGAACTTCTCCCAGCACCAGCCCATGGAGCAGGATGACACTGGCATCTCTAACCCGGCTAACAACTACCACCAGCAACACATCAACCACCCCAGCAACTACATGGACTTCCCCAAG GGAATGCCCATGTCCATGTACGGAGGGACCATGCTGCCGCCCCACCCCCCTATGGGAGAGGGTCCGGGGGGGCCCATGTTCAACGGCCTGCACACTGCCGACCCTGCCTGGAGCCCCATCATTAAGGTGGTCCCCAACAACACGGACAACACAGACCCACAGCAG GTGTGGCCTGGTACATGGGCTCCCCATGTGCACCTGAATCACGTCAACTAG